In Pedobacter sp. W3I1, one DNA window encodes the following:
- a CDS encoding BlaI/MecI/CopY family transcriptional regulator, with translation MEIKDLTKAEEQIMQVLWQLEKAFVKEVIDELPLPKPAYNTVSTIIRILETKGFIGHEAFGKAHQYHPLVSREEYKRHATEKLLGNYFENSVESMFSFFVKEEKLDLSDVDEILKMINKIKHKPK, from the coding sequence ATGGAAATTAAAGATTTAACCAAAGCCGAAGAACAGATTATGCAGGTTTTATGGCAATTGGAAAAAGCATTCGTCAAAGAAGTTATTGATGAGCTACCCCTCCCTAAACCTGCCTACAATACCGTATCAACCATTATTAGAATTCTAGAAACCAAGGGTTTTATTGGTCACGAAGCCTTCGGAAAAGCACATCAGTATCATCCTTTAGTCAGCAGAGAAGAATATAAACGCCATGCGACAGAAAAACTATTAGGCAATTACTTCGAAAATTCGGTAGAGAGCATGTTCTCTTTCTTCGTTAAAGAAGAAAAACTGGATTTAAGTGATGTTGATGAAATTTTAAAAATGATTAATAAAATTAAACATAAGCCAAAATGA
- a CDS encoding succinate dehydrogenase cytochrome b subunit gives MSGFGNALSSSIGRKYVMGITGIFLILFLIVHAGINSLIFLDDNGLKFNIGAHFMATNWIIRAGEYILFLGLLVHIYQAVNLTIQNRKARPEGYAVYNGNANSKWYSRSMGLLGTLLLIFLVIHLKDFWVVSRFTGIPTVDANGHEDLYAVMKEKFQDPVRVVAYVLLMISLCYHLLHGFASAFQTMGWNHSKYNGIIKRVSVWYAIIISIVFALMPIAVYTHLID, from the coding sequence ATGAGTGGTTTCGGAAATGCACTTTCTTCATCAATCGGAAGAAAATACGTTATGGGTATTACAGGGATATTCCTGATACTCTTTTTAATTGTACATGCTGGTATTAATTCGTTAATATTTCTTGACGATAATGGTTTGAAATTTAATATTGGAGCACACTTTATGGCTACCAATTGGATCATTAGAGCAGGTGAGTACATATTGTTTTTAGGTTTGCTTGTGCACATTTATCAGGCAGTTAACCTGACTATTCAGAATAGAAAAGCCAGGCCTGAAGGTTACGCAGTTTATAATGGTAATGCTAATAGTAAGTGGTATAGCCGTTCAATGGGCTTGTTAGGAACTTTACTGCTGATTTTCCTTGTTATCCACCTGAAGGATTTTTGGGTAGTTTCTCGTTTTACAGGTATTCCAACTGTTGATGCAAACGGCCATGAAGATTTATATGCAGTAATGAAAGAGAAGTTTCAGGATCCGGTTAGGGTTGTTGCTTACGTTTTATTAATGATTTCTCTTTGTTACCATTTATTACATGGTTTCGCTTCGGCATTCCAAACTATGGGATGGAACCATTCAAAATATAATGGAATTATTAAACGTGTTAGTGTATGGTATGCGATAATTATTTCGATTGTATTCGCATTAATGCCGATTGCAGTTTACACACATTTAATTGATTAA
- a CDS encoding sensor histidine kinase: MKQKFESEMLQTRVEVQDQTMQSIATELHDNVGQLLSLTTLTLNSVNLDDGEKAKKKIDNSLALVNKSIKELRELAKLLHGEQLVENGIGHAIDQEINWLNKAGTYELKINNHLIDLQVASPNKDLIILRLLQEILNNIIKHAQATHIQIDSYLTDNILHLRVTENGVGFNPEETKSKKSGMGLNSIYKRIEMINGKIILNSAPCEGTSISIEVPYP, translated from the coding sequence ATGAAACAAAAATTTGAATCCGAAATGCTTCAAACACGTGTAGAAGTACAGGATCAAACCATGCAAAGTATTGCTACAGAATTACATGATAACGTTGGCCAGTTGCTCAGCCTTACTACCCTAACCTTAAACTCTGTAAATTTAGATGATGGAGAAAAGGCCAAAAAGAAAATAGATAATTCATTAGCGCTTGTTAACAAATCCATTAAAGAATTAAGGGAGTTGGCCAAGCTGTTACATGGAGAGCAACTGGTAGAAAATGGCATTGGCCATGCAATAGATCAGGAAATTAACTGGCTTAATAAGGCTGGCACTTACGAATTAAAAATCAACAACCACTTAATTGACCTGCAAGTTGCATCACCCAATAAGGATTTGATTATTCTTCGTTTATTGCAAGAAATCCTTAATAATATTATAAAACATGCACAGGCAACCCATATCCAAATCGATTCGTACCTGACAGACAATATTTTACATTTAAGGGTTACAGAAAATGGAGTTGGTTTTAACCCGGAAGAAACTAAATCAAAAAAATCGGGGATGGGGCTAAATTCTATTTATAAAAGAATTGAGATGATCAATGGAAAAATAATATTAAATTCGGCTCCATGCGAGGGCACCTCCATTTCAATAGAAGTTCCATACCCTTAA
- a CDS encoding response regulator transcription factor: MQDQSISIAIVDDHTLFRSGLASLLEEFDEINITFEAVNGLDLQAKMNNNQQVQLVLMDINMPVMDGFAATKWVKTNHPDVHVLALSMLEDEKAIIGMLKAGAGGYMLKESTPSDLLTAIKVIVDKGFYVNELVSGRLLVALKDDQKPVFSARELTFLQYCSTELTYKEIADLMFVSPRTVDNYRESLFAKLNIKSRTGLVVYGIKNNLITI; encoded by the coding sequence ATGCAAGACCAAAGTATTTCTATCGCTATTGTTGATGATCACACGCTTTTCCGTTCCGGATTGGCAAGCCTATTGGAAGAATTTGATGAAATAAATATAACGTTTGAGGCGGTAAACGGATTAGATCTCCAGGCCAAAATGAACAATAACCAGCAGGTTCAACTCGTATTAATGGACATTAATATGCCTGTAATGGACGGTTTTGCGGCAACAAAATGGGTTAAAACGAATCATCCGGATGTACATGTGCTTGCATTAAGCATGCTAGAGGATGAAAAAGCGATTATTGGAATGCTTAAAGCTGGTGCCGGAGGGTACATGCTTAAAGAATCAACGCCATCAGATTTGCTAACTGCAATTAAAGTAATAGTAGACAAGGGTTTTTATGTAAACGAATTGGTATCTGGCAGACTTTTAGTGGCATTGAAAGACGATCAAAAGCCAGTATTCTCTGCAAGAGAACTCACATTTTTACAATATTGCAGTACCGAACTTACTTATAAGGAAATTGCAGATCTCATGTTTGTTAGTCCACGCACAGTAGACAACTATAGGGAATCTCTTTTTGCCAAACTAAATATTAAATCGCGTACAGGATTAGTGGTATATGGAATCAAAAATAACCTGATCACCATCTAG
- a CDS encoding succinate dehydrogenase/fumarate reductase iron-sulfur subunit — MSTGNMNLTLKVWRQKNNNAKGALVDYKLADISPDMSFLEMFDVLNEQLINKGEEPVVFDHDCREGICGMCSMFINGRPHGPKDLVTTCQLHMRSFKDGDTIVVEPWRAAAFPVIKDLTVDRSAFDRVIAAGGFISINTGNAQDANNLPIPKMQADAAFEAAACIGCGACVATCKNASAMLFVSAKISQLALLPQGQPERYRRVQSMVAQMDAEGFGNCTNTGACEAECPKGISLENIARMNRDFASAKFISEETV; from the coding sequence ATGAGTACAGGAAATATGAACTTAACGCTAAAAGTTTGGCGTCAAAAAAATAACAATGCCAAAGGTGCTTTGGTAGATTATAAGTTGGCCGATATTTCACCGGATATGTCTTTCTTAGAGATGTTCGATGTATTAAACGAACAATTAATTAACAAAGGTGAAGAGCCAGTTGTATTCGACCACGATTGCCGCGAAGGGATTTGCGGAATGTGCTCGATGTTTATCAACGGTCGTCCACACGGACCAAAAGACTTGGTTACTACCTGCCAGTTGCACATGCGTTCTTTCAAAGATGGCGATACCATTGTTGTTGAGCCTTGGAGAGCAGCTGCTTTTCCGGTTATAAAAGATTTAACGGTAGATCGTTCTGCATTTGATAGAGTTATTGCTGCTGGTGGTTTTATTTCGATAAATACAGGTAATGCGCAAGATGCTAACAACTTGCCAATTCCTAAAATGCAGGCAGATGCGGCTTTCGAAGCGGCTGCTTGTATTGGTTGTGGTGCTTGCGTGGCAACTTGTAAAAATGCTTCAGCAATGTTATTTGTTTCTGCTAAGATCTCTCAATTGGCATTGCTGCCACAAGGTCAGCCAGAGCGTTACCGCAGGGTACAGAGCATGGTTGCGCAAATGGACGCTGAAGGTTTTGGTAACTGTACCAATACTGGTGCCTGCGAAGCTGAATGCCCAAAAGGAATCTCTTTAGAAAACATTGCTCGTATGAACCGCGATTTTGCATCTGCAAAATTTATTTCAGAAGAAACCGTTTAA
- a CDS encoding M56 family metallopeptidase, translated as MSFAHYLLQVNLYLIVFFGFYKLLLDKETYFTLNRIYLVSAGVLSLCIPFIRLEWLTEQRAAQQVYTSVNWEAVLAQATIVTERNTGFNWGNAFVYIYCAGTLFFLGRLVFNLFAVKKLITVSKAGSAFSFFGKKVIDQELPQMDVIDIHEEAHIKQWHTVDILFFEIIGIITWLNPVIYLYKKAIKNIHEFLADELAAEFQGDKAEYAMLLLSKSFGISPNALTNGFLEKSLIKKRIFMLHKERSKKIAVMKYGISIPLFALLIVFSSATVRKNEKLLSITDQIPLEKPIEIVENMVTDPGKIIIAPKISVDGKTDANWKGFYQFLLRNIKYPGAASSDEVQGNAQIKFNLKGGRVTNITSNVELGAGCDEEVMKAILSYKGFKTIADGKYALTVSFKIPESSEEFKNKLIPKSSEYVNLNKINIISYLPKTAEAETSSIKSENTDKVYDFISIEKQPEFPGGITRFYKYLSGSIKYPKLAQENNVQGKVFLSFVVEKDGSLTDVQITRGLGSGTDEEAMRVIKESPKWNPGIQNGLAVRVKYNINVNFTLSDPTKEIKTSGISTNRSTFKDGINQEALIILDGVRLPNNSQLSTINPNNIASISVLKDQAATDLYGPRAKAGAIVITSKTKNNVFRNLDEKELAIDKNTNFFDLKKKF; from the coding sequence ATGAGTTTTGCCCACTACCTATTACAGGTGAACTTATACTTAATTGTTTTTTTCGGTTTTTATAAATTACTGTTAGATAAGGAGACCTACTTCACTTTAAACCGCATTTATTTAGTATCTGCGGGCGTTTTGTCCCTATGTATACCATTTATCCGTTTAGAATGGCTAACGGAACAGAGAGCGGCGCAACAGGTTTACACTTCAGTTAATTGGGAAGCCGTATTAGCACAAGCAACAATTGTTACGGAGCGTAACACTGGTTTTAACTGGGGAAATGCATTCGTTTATATCTATTGTGCAGGTACTTTGTTCTTCTTAGGTAGATTGGTATTTAACTTATTTGCAGTTAAAAAACTCATCACGGTAAGTAAGGCTGGCTCGGCTTTCTCTTTTTTTGGCAAAAAAGTAATTGATCAGGAATTACCACAAATGGATGTGATTGATATTCATGAAGAAGCACACATCAAACAATGGCATACTGTAGATATTTTATTTTTCGAAATTATAGGGATTATTACCTGGTTAAACCCGGTTATTTATCTTTATAAAAAAGCCATTAAAAATATCCACGAGTTTTTGGCTGATGAACTTGCCGCCGAATTTCAGGGCGATAAAGCTGAATATGCCATGCTATTACTAAGTAAGTCGTTTGGTATTTCACCAAATGCCTTAACCAATGGATTTTTAGAAAAATCATTGATCAAAAAAAGAATTTTCATGCTTCATAAAGAGCGGTCTAAAAAGATCGCTGTTATGAAGTATGGGATTTCTATTCCTCTGTTTGCCCTTTTAATTGTGTTTTCGTCGGCTACTGTTCGTAAAAATGAGAAGCTGCTATCCATTACCGATCAAATCCCTTTAGAGAAGCCGATTGAGATCGTTGAAAACATGGTTACTGACCCCGGGAAGATAATTATAGCACCTAAAATTTCGGTTGATGGTAAAACAGATGCTAACTGGAAAGGATTTTATCAGTTTTTATTAAGAAATATTAAATACCCAGGCGCGGCCAGCAGTGATGAGGTACAAGGTAATGCCCAGATCAAATTTAATCTAAAAGGCGGCAGGGTTACCAATATTACATCGAATGTAGAACTAGGGGCAGGCTGCGACGAAGAAGTGATGAAAGCAATTTTATCTTATAAAGGATTTAAAACTATAGCTGATGGCAAATACGCTTTAACGGTAAGTTTTAAAATTCCAGAATCGTCGGAAGAGTTTAAGAATAAATTAATACCTAAATCGAGCGAATATGTAAATCTGAACAAGATTAATATCATATCTTACCTACCTAAAACTGCCGAAGCAGAAACCAGCTCCATTAAATCTGAAAATACGGATAAAGTATATGATTTCATTTCGATCGAGAAACAGCCGGAATTTCCAGGCGGCATAACCAGGTTTTATAAATACCTGAGTGGCAGCATTAAGTATCCAAAGCTTGCACAGGAGAACAATGTACAAGGTAAAGTTTTTCTGAGTTTTGTGGTTGAAAAAGATGGCTCATTAACAGATGTGCAAATTACACGGGGTTTAGGAAGTGGTACCGATGAAGAAGCGATGAGGGTTATAAAGGAATCGCCAAAATGGAATCCTGGCATCCAGAATGGCTTAGCCGTAAGGGTAAAATATAACATCAACGTTAATTTCACCCTCAGTGATCCCACAAAAGAGATTAAAACAAGCGGTATATCAACAAACCGGAGCACTTTTAAAGATGGTATAAATCAGGAAGCATTGATTATTTTAGATGGTGTGAGGTTACCAAACAATAGCCAACTGAGCACTATAAATCCAAATAATATAGCGTCAATTTCTGTTTTAAAAGATCAGGCGGCAACAGATTTGTATGGCCCAAGAGCTAAAGCGGGTGCAATTGTAATTACAAGCAAAACAAAAAACAACGTTTTCCGCAATCTTGATGAAAAAGAGCTGGCAATAGACAAAAACACTAATTTTTTCGATCTTAAAAAGAAATTCTAA
- a CDS encoding TonB-dependent receptor plug domain-containing protein → MKNIIAFTMMMGLSLVGFAQKADSTKTTKITLRGVPDTEPLIVVDGNKQYIRGASSLSEVDPNNIESVSILKDSLATAKYGADGFAGVIEVKTKNGSLSNNYGLKAAPIKTAGSNLKGKVSGFSVRPNVPNPNKPVTLRNLLNRDFDQKAEPLYIIDGKEIAEIKNLDQDSIQSIEVLKDSSAITLHGDKGKNGVVIITTKKPKATPKKN, encoded by the coding sequence ATGAAAAATATAATCGCATTTACCATGATGATGGGTTTAAGTTTAGTGGGTTTTGCTCAAAAAGCAGATAGTACAAAAACGACAAAAATTACACTTAGAGGAGTACCTGACACTGAACCCTTAATTGTAGTAGATGGCAATAAACAGTATATAAGAGGGGCATCATCACTTAGCGAAGTTGACCCTAATAACATCGAATCGGTAAGCATCTTAAAAGATAGTTTAGCAACGGCCAAATATGGCGCTGATGGTTTTGCGGGAGTAATAGAAGTTAAAACCAAAAATGGTTCTCTGAGCAATAATTATGGACTTAAAGCCGCTCCAATAAAAACTGCCGGATCCAATTTAAAAGGAAAAGTATCAGGATTTAGCGTTCGACCAAATGTACCTAACCCTAATAAGCCGGTAACCTTAAGAAATCTATTGAACAGAGATTTTGACCAGAAGGCGGAACCACTTTATATTATTGATGGGAAAGAAATCGCAGAAATAAAAAATTTGGACCAGGACTCTATCCAATCGATAGAAGTGCTTAAAGATTCATCTGCAATAACCTTACATGGAGATAAGGGCAAAAATGGAGTAGTGATTATTACCACCAAAAAGCCAAAAGCAACTCCCAAGAAAAACTAA